A stretch of Candidatus Methylomirabilis sp. DNA encodes these proteins:
- a CDS encoding HAD hydrolase family protein gives MSRSLRRRAGPIRLLVMDVDGVLTDGTIVCGPDGQEWKSFHVQDGFAITAGQRAGLRMALISGRTSGAVARRAAELGLAEVHQGTRDKVATYDGLLRRHGLTDTVAAFIGDDLVDLPLLRRAGLAVAVADAVPEVRAAAHYVTTAAGGRGAVREVIRLILEAQGRWTEVLHRFDGTRE, from the coding sequence ATGTCCCGGAGCCTCCGCCGCCGCGCGGGCCCCATCCGTCTTCTGGTCATGGACGTGGACGGGGTCCTCACGGACGGGACCATCGTGTGCGGGCCGGACGGCCAGGAGTGGAAGTCCTTCCACGTCCAGGACGGCTTTGCCATCACGGCCGGGCAGCGGGCCGGCCTCCGGATGGCCCTCATCTCGGGGCGGACCTCGGGAGCCGTCGCGCGCCGGGCGGCGGAGCTGGGACTGGCCGAGGTGCACCAGGGCACCCGGGACAAGGTGGCCACCTACGATGGGCTCCTCCGGCGGCACGGCCTGACGGACACCGTCGCCGCCTTCATCGGCGATGACCTGGTGGACCTGCCCCTCCTCCGCCGGGCCGGGCTCGCCGTGGCCGTTGCGGACGCCGTGCCGGAGGTCCGGGCCGCCGCCCACTACGTGACCACGGCCGCGGGCGGGCGGGGGGCCGTGCGCGAGGTGATCCGGCTGATCCTCGAGGCGCAGGGGCGGTGGACGGAAGTCCTGCACCGGTTCGACGGCACGCGGGAGTGA
- a CDS encoding KpsF/GutQ family sugar-phosphate isomerase, with protein MDAERLQAVAARVLRIEGEAVAALAERLDGRFARAVELLHACRGRVVLAGMGKSGYIAQKIAATFSSTGTPALFLHPAEGVHGDLGMIVRGDVMVAISKSGETEELVSILSHIKRFGVPLISLVGNPQSTLARESDVALDVSVKEEACALNPAPTASTTAALAMGDALAVALLEHRGFQEEDFALLHPGGSIGRRLLLRVRDLMHTGKALPLVREDATMREAILEISGKRLGVTGVVDAAGVLTGIITDGDLRRALQKLPDLLTRRVADCMTRNPKTIAADELAARAVQVMEQYSITSLLVVGEGRQPEGVLHLHDLLKAGVV; from the coding sequence ATGGACGCTGAGCGCCTCCAGGCCGTGGCCGCCCGGGTCCTCCGGATCGAGGGGGAAGCGGTGGCGGCGCTGGCGGAGCGGCTGGACGGCCGCTTCGCCCGGGCGGTCGAGCTCCTCCATGCCTGCCGGGGGCGCGTGGTCCTGGCCGGGATGGGCAAGTCGGGCTACATCGCCCAGAAGATCGCGGCCACCTTCTCGAGCACCGGCACGCCCGCCCTCTTCCTGCACCCGGCCGAGGGGGTCCACGGGGACCTGGGAATGATCGTCCGGGGGGACGTCATGGTCGCCATCAGCAAGAGCGGCGAGACGGAGGAGCTGGTCTCGATCCTCTCCCACATCAAGCGTTTCGGCGTGCCCCTCATCTCCCTCGTCGGGAACCCGCAGTCCACGCTGGCCCGGGAGAGCGACGTGGCCCTGGACGTGAGCGTCAAGGAAGAAGCCTGCGCCTTGAACCCGGCCCCGACGGCCAGCACGACGGCGGCGCTCGCCATGGGGGACGCCCTCGCGGTGGCCCTCCTGGAGCATCGGGGCTTCCAGGAGGAGGATTTCGCCCTCCTGCATCCCGGGGGGAGCATCGGGCGGCGGCTCCTCCTGCGGGTCCGGGACCTGATGCACACCGGCAAGGCGCTCCCGCTCGTCCGGGAAGACGCCACGATGCGAGAGGCGATCCTGGAGATCAGCGGGAAGCGGCTGGGGGTGACGGGGGTCGTGGATGCGGCGGGGGTTCTCACCGGCATCATCACGGACGGGGACCTGCGCCGAGCCCTGCAGAAGCTCCCCGACCTCCTGACGCGCCGGGTGGCCGACTGCATGACCCGCAACCCCAAGACGATCGCCGCGGACGAGCTGGCGGCCCGGGCCGTGCAGGTCATGGAACAGTACAGCATCACCTCGCTGCTCGTGGTAGGAGAGGGAAGGCAGCCGGAGGGCGTCCTGCACCTGCACGATCTCTTGAAGGCGGGGGTGGTGTAG